Below is a window of bacterium DNA.
GTAAGGCTTCATCTACCGCCGCCTTGACGTCTTCATAGGTAACATTAGAGGCAGCATTGAGTATGTATTTCAAAATGGTTTCCAAGTATTCCAGAGCCGTTCGCTTTTCCAAAAGATTTCTTAAAAGACTAAGTATTCCAGGAAGATGGTCTGTTAAATCCTCTCTAAATATGTATTTTAAAATAAGCAGCGTCATCCGTAAGATGACCTCCCCCTTGATATCCTCATCATTGTACCCGGACGCATCCCAAAGCAGATACTGAAAATCAGGGATAAACTGAACCAGATCATCAGAATAGGCAAAAAGGTCTCTGAAATTTAAGCCGGCCTGCCAATCTCCCTCGCCGTGATATAGTACCAAGGGAATGATTACCGGAAACCCCCTTTCATCTTCCTTCTTCTTAAGCCACATTTCCCATATCTTTACCATATACCTGAGAATATGAAAGGCGGTTAAAATTTCAGCATAGCTCTTGTGCTCAAAAAGGATATACACATACCCCCCTGAACCGTCCTTGAGATCTACCTCGAAAAGCAGATCAGAGAAATATTCCTTCAGGTGTTTGTCTATAAATGAATCCTTGGTGTATTCCAGGGAATCCAAATCAAGCAGACTAACCACCTTATTAGGCAGATAATTCAGGAGAAATTCCCTGGCTGTATTCTTTCGCGTAAAAACCTCTTTGAAGAATTTGTCGTGAGGATTAATGATCTGTTCCATAAATAACCTGACTTCCTTACTGAAAACTGGAGCGTAAGAGAGGAAGAATTTACTGTGGCCTTCCCGTTCTAACCGAAGCAGATATCTTACCCATTGAAATATAGCATAGATGTTACTCTTTGTCAAATAGAATCTTAGAGCCTATCCCAAGACCCTGGACACCAGGAGTTTAGTATCTTGACAGTTAAAGGTTCTCACGGGTTTTCAAGCCTAACCCATTTAGAATGGGGCATTTACCTCTAAAGGCGGCTCGGCTTACAAACACCAACAATACCAATGGGCTTACGGAGAACTTTTAACTGTCGAGAAAAATAAACAGTGTTGATAAAAGTAGACATGTATATAAACTATCAGTGAGACAAACAGTTACCACTATTTTCCCCTCAAAAAATCAGATAAATGTTGTTTTTTTTTGAACACTATTGGGGAAGGGAAAAATGGGGAAGACAAGGGATAATTTAAAAATTTATCATCCGTAAATCTTTGTAAATCAAGATATTGCAGTAGAGAGATTAAATTTTTGCCGGATTTTTAATGAGTTGGCATAAAATTTGCTTATTTATTAACAACTATAAATAGGATACCTCACCACGGAGAAAAATCGAAAATCATTCTTTGTGTCTCTGGGGTGAACGATTACAATGTGGATTAGTATCTTTATAACCCAAGAAGGTATCTCACTATTACCGGCACCTAAACTAATACCAACTCCATCTACCATCCTACCAGCGATCCCTAAAACTAAAACACCAGCCATCTCGGAAACAGATGTATCCAAGCCACTTCTAATCTCAAGTGATGCCGTGTCAATGTATTCTTCTATGCCTTACTGAACCAGATACGGAATTGTTTAATGTGAGGGAAAACTTCACGCACGGTTCTGTGAGGGGCATTAACAACCAAAAGGAGGTTGAAAAGATGTTTACTCGACAGATTAAGAAGCTAATTAGTGGAATGATCTTGATGTCGATTGTCATTTCACCCGTTTGGGCAGAGGAGAATAAGCTATGTAGATTAAAGGTAGACACCTCCTTAAGGCCAATCACTATTGCTGGAATACAGGAATCAGAACTTATCTTCAGACCAGACCCCAATACTGTCCTTTATTCTGCCTCCTTCAGCTCTGAACAATCCTTTGGTCTTGAGGAATCGAAAAAGGAGAAGACAAAGAAGAAGGGAAGGATAATCGGGACTATTGTGGGAGCAGGGATCGGAGGGGGAATAGGAGGGTGCCTTTTTATTGTAGTCTGTATTGGCGTTGGTGGGGAAGAATGTAACCCATCTCCTCTAATTATAATAGTCCCGACGGTTATTGGAGGATTTATCGGTTATAAGATAGGGGAGTATTTTGATAAAAAAGAAGGCTCTCGGTAAGTGCTCAGCCTATCCCTTTTGTTCCCAAGTTCCAGACAGAGAATTGTAGGCTAATATATCAGTAAGAACACAAGGGCAATTTAGTGATCCTATATCTGTCATTTGTCGCATAGATAAACCTTATTAGAATCAAAAAGGCTGTCAGGTAGGAAAGATTGGTCGTCTTGATACCTGACAGCCCGGGTGACATTACAAGAGGGGTGTGCCCTCTTTGTATGCCGTTTTTATTTTAACCCCATTAGCAGAAAAAGTCAAGGGAAACTTTTTGAATACTTGCTATTTCTTGCCTTACAAAACCCGGGATGTAGGTAATGACAGGGGTTAAAACCCAAGCGCCATCCTGTCACCGCCTTGCGGTGCGGTAGGGTGGTTAAGGAGGTGAAGATAAAAACGAACCAGTCATCAGACCAGGTGTTACCCTGATCTGAACCATGTCAAAAAATAAGAAGGAGGCACAAGATGAAGATTACGAAAATATGGCTTCTGGTATGGCTTTTGCCCGGTATGTTTTTCTGGGTTCCCAATGGGTATTGTCGTTTGGCTTTTGAGAAAGAATTGGCTCAAAAGTTCTGTCCTTCCCTGCAACTTCATTCAGGGGACCGAGGGGTTTGTCCAAAGTCGGTCGAGATTATGAGTAATGGCCGAGCCGATGGTATATAACCACTTATCTGGACGAGAATGACCTTTGGTGTCGACTCTATGACGTAGTACCAAAGATGCGTGGAGAGTATGATATCAATGACAAGGGTTGGGATCCACACGGATGGGAAAAATGGCCAATATCAATATACTATGGCGGTCCATATAACGAGCAACCAGTTAAAATAGCAGGAAAGACACCGGCTGGACGGGATACCGTTTGGTGGGTCTTTTTCCATTACGACTTTGGAGGCCCTGATAGGAACTCTCCTTCTACCTGGTATAAAGATTACCATGACTCCTCAGGCCTTTACAATGACACTATCTATGCCCATGTATTCCCCTCAGGGGATAAAGCAGTGATCCAATACTGGCTCTTTTACCCATTTAATGACTGGGTGAATAACCATGAGGGAGACTGGGAGCACATAAATGTCGGTGTTACATCACAGGATCCAGCCACAGCTAAGATCGAGTATGTTGACTATTACTTCCATCACTCTGTGAAGAGATGCACCCAGCCTGGTGTGGATTTCTTCGTTGATGATGAGACCCATCCGGTGATTTTTGTTGGAGGATATGGAATGTGGACTGACTGGGGGGCGACAGGAAAGGGTCACGGATCTCATGGGTGCTATCCTGTGAAGGGAGGTTGGGAGCGTGTCGAGCGTAGAGAGAAGATTGAAGATTTTCACGAATATATCGATGGATCAGGGGAATTTTTAAGCTATCAGACATTTGACCTAAAGGTAATCCCTAACAAAGATGAGATAATCTATGGAGAAGACCCCGATCTATATTGGATGAGGTCAAACGTACCATGGGGCCATAGGAATGTTAATTCTCCTGGTGAGGAGGCGGAGCCATATATTAAAGAGGAGGTTGGTAACAGTCCTCCAAGAACGCCAACCTTCCATCCTGGCTGGAATGATGAAGGCACATCTGGTGAACATAAAGAGTATTCGTAACTACTCAGCCTCTATATAGTAGCCTTACCTAGCGAAACCACAACATATTGTGTTTAGGTGTTTAAAAGTTAGCTAAAATTCCTAAAAAACGGCTTTCTATGCAACCTATAAAAGGAGACGAACCACAATATATTGTGTTCTGTAAGCTTCAAAATCAATATGTGGTGGCTGAGTAGTTACGAGTATTCTAAGAATGCACCTTATTATCCAGTGACCAACTCCGGCTATACCATCCCGAAGGTCGGGCTGATCAAAGGGAGGGTAACTGACAGGGAGGGAATACCTATACCTTGGGCAACAATAAGGGTATTAGGAAAAGAGAATCGCTCAGCCACAACAGATGGTAATGGGGATTACAAGATTGCCCTTCCTGTTGGAAGCTATAAAATTCAGGCAGAAAAAAGCGAGTATATTGGAAGTAATGTACTTTCCATAACATTGAATTCAGGAGATACCCTTCAGGCTGACTTTGTTCTGAGAACAAAAGATCTCACTCCACCGACCAGGCCGGTGGTAACCGATGACGGGGATGTGACCTCGGATAAGACCAAACTGCACGCTAAGTGGTCTGCCTCTGACCCTGAGTCAGGTATTGTCGAATATCAGTATGCCATCGGGACGACCTCTGGAGGGACAAATGTGGTAGGCTGGACTTCGGTCGGCCTCGCCACCGAGGTAACTAAGAATGGATTGAATCTCACCTGGGGACAGACCTACTATTTTGCGGTCAAGGCCAAGAACGGGGTGGGGTTGTGGAGCAAAGTCGGGATAAGTAATGGGATTAGGGTGGACGACTCCACTCCACCGACCAAGCCGGTAGTAACCGATGACGGATATACGACCTCGGATAAGACCAAACTGCACGCTAAGTGGTCTGCCTCTGACCCGGAATCGGGCATTACCGAATATCAATATCAACTTGTCATCGAGATAACTCCCGTAAGTAGATATTATCTGGTGGGCTGGACTTCGGTCGGCCTCGCCACC
It encodes the following:
- a CDS encoding Rpn family recombination-promoting nuclease/putative transposase, which codes for MEQIINPHDKFFKEVFTRKNTAREFLLNYLPNKVVSLLDLDSLEYTKDSFIDKHLKEYFSDLLFEVDLKDGSGGYVYILFEHKSYAEILTAFHILRYMVKIWEMWLKKKEDERGFPVIIPLVLYHGEGDWQAGLNFRDLFAYSDDLVQFIPDFQYLLWDASGYNDEDIKGEVILRMTLLILKYIFREDLTDHLPGILSLLRNLLEKRTALEYLETILKYILNAASNVTYEDVKAAVDEALLDKGGEIMPTIAEVLREEGMQQGLQQGLQQGLQQGLQQGLQQGILDILDRRFEAVPQSIVERLNKIRDASILKVLHRKGIEVKSLEEFEDFAELIMK